Sequence from the Brachionichthys hirsutus isolate HB-005 chromosome 21, CSIRO-AGI_Bhir_v1, whole genome shotgun sequence genome:
CTGTTGCAGCTTTAACAATGAGTATGCGTCACCTGCTTTAAACGACAGCTCATCACCCTCCTCTCCCACGTAGTCGTACAGGGCTCGCACCTTCACACCCCCAATCATCACACtagaggagaagaaaataaagaaatagatGAATATGACTCAATGTGAATATGAAATGTGCAATATTCATTTAAAAGAACATGCATGCAATTCACTACAGTCGACAACTCACGGTctgctctgttttcttttctgttctctcttctttctATTGAGCTTTTTTACTGGTGGGACCCAGTCCTGATggaagagattaaaaaacagCTTTCAAATATGCCAATAATTTAATCAAGAAAAATAACTTCAACAAGACAGTGCTCATGGAGAACAGGGCAGCTCAGTTTCCATATTGTGTCATTGCACATTAAAACAATGATCTCATTGGTCGTCATAACGTGACCTGTTGACCATGGAAAACTGTCCTGGGAATTTGGAGTTATATTAGCTATAATGACTAAAAAGTCGTCATTTTCCAGATCAACTCCGTCATGTCCTGTCTCACGGAAACATTTCTGCATCTGCATTTTTATCCCTATCCAGTCCAGATTTTGTGTAATTTGTCCAACCTTCCCATTACGCATCATTAATGAGAGGTTGGGTAATCCTGCAACAAACAGTCAAACGGACAAATAAAGACATGCTGTGCAAGTATTTCTATAACTTTAGGTTATTTTTAGGCTGActtcaaatatttattatattattaatatgaatGTTGGTCAAAATGGTAAAAAAACGTAAATGTTTTAGCAAAAGATGCGTTTGAATGACTTTTAAACAAAGTGAGAGATAAAGGGATGTAATTTCAACATGATACGACGACAACAGAACAAAGTTACAAAGTTTGCACAAAAGAACATTATCTTTTAGTTtggtatttatttgtttgccaTGAGACCTTTTTGCATATGAGACTTTATAACACACCATGATCTTAGGCCAATCGGTGGCCATGCCAGGGCCACGGTTGTTCTTCCACCACTTGAGGTCATCCTGCTCGTCGATGGACATCAGCGTTTGGTGAAGCTCACTGTAAACTGCCTTCACACTGACACACAGACGCAGAGTGGGTTTATCTTTACGCgtctgaaacaaaacaaaaacacaccccTCGTCGTGTGACTGCTGCTCACCTCTCATTGTTGGTAATATCAAGATGCCTGTGGATGGAGAGGAAGGTCTGCTTCAGGAAGctgatcctcttcctctcctcctcctgcgacTGCTCAAAGATGGCTTCCATCTCCTCCATGTAGCGAGGCGTGGATGACGTCACATCTTCCAGGCTTTTCTCATAGTGTTCTCGCAGCTGCAGGCGACTCATACAGACAGTTTTACGATGAGAAGTTGCCACAGGGgggaaaaatacacagaaacattttctttgtgtttattaacaGAGGATGAGCCTAAATGTATACATTTCGCGATGCTCTCAACCTCGTTTCCTATGCTGGGCTCCATAAACACAGAGCAGCGTTAACAATAACACAGATCCATACAAGGAAAAGGTTTGGAATGGCCTTAGAAGACTGAGGCCTGTGTTTAGAGCCGATGCTGTTTCAGCTGAATAAACATCCCAACATGCAGCAAGaacaacaaaactttatttaaatgcaggCGCTATGAATTTAAATGTACAATGAAGGCACTCCTTACGCAGCACACACAGCCTTCctaccttttctttctcctccatgGTCTTCTCTCTGGCGTTTGTGAATCTTTGCTTCTTCTCTGGACTCAACTCGGGGTTTTCACTTGCTAGTTTCTCTTTGTCAATGGCCATCTGCTCCCTCTGACATGATTTGTGGTATGCAACTCGAACTTTCTCCAGCTGTCAAACATACATTAGGGTTACTCAATCGTTACTGGAAGAGAAAGATTCACATTTTCAGAGATATGACTACAGTATTAGCTTTCTTGGTTAAGAAAATATGCAATAACACTCTCTTGTTTTGTCCAGATGATTATCTAGATTAGCAAAAATACAgtaaacaggggggggggggatggatgcaataaagtccatccatccattttctattCCTACTTATCCTTTGCTGGATCCTAGATCAGACCACACATTGTGTTCTATTTTGAATTTGTACAAAAGACAAAGGAGACTTTAAAAGTGCAATACTGACACATGATATTTAAAGTTTCTACATTTTGAAccaacatttgttttcttttttatttgtctaaGAGTCATTTCTGTTGCTCCACCTTTTagtctctcactctctttgcAGATAACATTCATCATCAGTGctttaaaagtcttttttttttgtcggatTTTAAGAGGATCTATTAGCACAAATATAAAGTCAAACTGTGAGTTGTGTGAAACTTTGATAAGAAACAGCAGCATGGAGTCCATGTTGCACCTCCAGCTTTCTACAGGGCATTTAGTTGGTTGCAGAACTGTAACTACACATCTGGAAAGCGCTAAATGTTACGGACTGGACCTTTAAACAACTATAGAAATAATCATTTGCACTCTTTGACTAGTTCTAAACAGATTAGTAGCATTCTGATTTAGGAAGGATACACATTCCTGAAGATTCTGTATGACTAATCTCAAAagtcagcaaacacacacacacacacagacacacacccacacacacacacacacacacactgattaatCTAAATGACAAACTGCTGGACCTTTGTCAGCTTTTTTGACCAGGGTTTCTGCGCACGTGAAAAACTTGTGTTGTTATCGTGGCTTTCCCTGAACCCGCAGAAGAGTTTCCTCGCAAAGGTCTCCTTCTGCCAGGTCTTCACCCGGTCCCCTTCCTCTGTGATGAGCGACTGGGAGATGGAGGAGTGCAGGGTGGACAGATGCTCAGCAGAAGTGAAGAAACATTGCCACGCCCTCATGAGGGAGCCATAAAGCGGCCCTGGGGAAGGAGAAATCAAACGGACTGAGGAATGACATAACAGAGAGCACAGAAGTGAGTCATGGAACCAAGAGGGAAACGCTGACCTCCACTTGTCCACTGGAAAgtttcacacaaacacgaatGACGCCAATTCAATAAGAACGATGTGGTGATTTTTAGTTTGCGATAATATGAATTTATCGATTTTTTTCCCACTCTTACTTGAATCCACTATGGACTTCCACTTGCTGCTCCACTGGCTGAGCTGCTGGGCGTACTGTTTCTCCACCTTTGCCCTCTCCACAAAGCAGGCCACGATGTCATTGCATGCCTGGAAGGATTGCTCAGTTCGGTGGACTGTGCTCGCATATTTCCCCGGctgggaggaagaaaaaaaacccggtGTTAATATGTACAATAAAAAGCTTCACCAAGACCCCGGTAATGAAATTGGTTGGGTGTCCGTGAGTCTAATCCTCACCATCCAGAAGCTCTGCTTCTTGGGATTCTCAGGTGGCTCTTTAGGAAGACTTGCCATTATTGTGAACTTATCTGTCttagaaagaaagagaggactGTTTGTATGAAGGTTAGGGCGTTGCTGGTTGAGATGCATagcaggaaaggaaagagagcTTTAGGCAGCTGTGCAGATACAAGCGGAATTCCTCACAAGCAGCGCTGTCCTCCTTGCATGGCAGGAATCTCTAATATGGGAAAACTTGTGTGTATGTTGCTCAGTTTATTACCATAACAACTTAGATGATCCCGATGATGTATTATTTACATTATAAATGCAAGTGCTTGGATACATCCAAACACTCCGTGTGAGTAAGGGGAGTGCCGCTGCAGCGTCAGACTGGAATTCACAGGGGTGGGATCTGCCTGCAGGAATAGAACAGCTGCTCCGGCATTCTTCCTGTTGACTTCCCAAAATAAACCAGCAAGGAAAGGTCATCTTTCCCTTTGGTCTGTCTAACACGAGGCCTCTTCCACTCCGACTCCTCCTGCCATTCGGCTCAGAGATGAAAGCCTCGAGAGTGAAAGATTTATGACTTTAcaaggggtaaaaaaaaacttgtaaaAAGAGGTGGGTACATTTGAGGAAtgatgcatgcacaaacacgcaaAGGATGCGGTCCCGTTAAGACTGATTTCTGCCGGACACAGTGGTGACGGCGTACGGCACTGTTGAAAACATGATGGAGTTCACTTTTAGCCTTGACCTTCAGTCTGATTCTGTTCTTGCCCATGCAG
This genomic interval carries:
- the LOC137909934 gene encoding protein kinase C and casein kinase substrate in neurons protein 1-like yields the protein MASLPKEPPENPKKQSFWMPGKYASTVHRTEQSFQACNDIVACFVERAKVEKQYAQQLSQWSSKWKSIVDSRPLYGSLMRAWQCFFTSAEHLSTLHSSISQSLITEEGDRVKTWQKETFARKLFCGFRESHDNNTSFSRAQKPWSKKLTKLEKVRVAYHKSCQREQMAIDKEKLASENPELSPEKKQRFTNAREKTMEEKEKLREHYEKSLEDVTSSTPRYMEEMEAIFEQSQEEERKRISFLKQTFLSIHRHLDITNNESVKAVYSELHQTLMSIDEQDDLKWWKNNRGPGMATDWPKIMDWVPPVKKLNRKKREQKRKQSRPVMIGGVKVRALYDYVGEEGDELSFKAGEVFLKVEEEDDQGWCRGVLDGGKEGFYPANYVEVAESQDAV